One region of Drosophila teissieri strain GT53w chromosome 2L, Prin_Dtei_1.1, whole genome shotgun sequence genomic DNA includes:
- the LOC122626801 gene encoding uncharacterized protein LOC122626801 isoform X15 — MTFTRLKTLSLLVCALLALSFPGYVSGAGNSKKGSQPVAPPEPEAVIEEVNAKQLEKLLADKDYVAVFWYARSCVTCDKVLAELEKIDDDTDSFGVDFVKINDKRLAKQYGIKNFPALTYFREKEPIIYDGDLMDEEGVLDFLTSLEAMDLPDRIEEVNAKILQKIIEDTDFVAVLFCPDHETCPPRVMDKQQCRKCAKALQELENIDDEADQLGIGFVKIHDEALADEYNLGNLPALVYYRHQTPIIYEGELQREEDVLEWLVQNKSTGDEDDVIEDVTSKTLSTLISNIDNLVVLFYDHGNDDSMTVLEELEQIDDDCDKHGIQFVKIDDTKAAADYGIDSIPAIVYFEKEIPNVYDGDLMDEEQILKWLLGQLERDEIEDVTDEMLDTMIKEGRVIAVLFYDNNDKKSQKVLEELENIDDECDALGITFVKIDNPEEAVEYGINKVPKLIYFEKGIPTIYEGNLEDEEKLLKWLTDQTSSDQIEDITDEMLDLIIEKMPHVAVLFYDKDQKKSQKILAELENIDDECDQNDIAFVKIDDDKEAKEWGIDEIPSIVLFERGIPHIYEGDLMKEDELLGWLVHQKRYSEIPEVTDEMKDKLVENTEHLAVIFYDKDDKQDMRILNELENIDDELEKEGIVIVRIDNAAEAKEYGLDHLPALIYFENKIPALYEGDLMNEDEVLEWLLVQKKTATIEEVTDEILVNLINEHEYVVVFFTGPCEPGETCEHTLNALESIDDELDEAGIIFVTTEDTGIAKKYNVKTYPRLVFFRNRDPLHFTGDLDDEDEVLAWITDDETLEIPGKIEEVNVKMLDKILAENDHVVVFFYAEGDKKAQKILNELENIDDECEEKDIDFVKTSDDDIDKEYDLPGLPALAFYRHKFRTIYTGDLMKEEEILEWVIDLHESTADVIESVDRKTLQVLINDVEHLAVFFYDDECESCSDILEELENIDDDTDKHGIQFVKSNDVKLAHEIGIFAFPALVYYETGVPIMYDGNLKNENRVLQWLVNQKNDECFYVGLGHDGHSAKRGNNFVPNDYKPFQCCPTKLEKSTKVPKMTAQRIGHSEGDQGKRPSGGNFQFAGQASSKSATKPAATKKQAKLSKDTDNDDEDDEDKPLVKVSYANKRSGGSNKPQAGKKPVAKSQGNDDQSQEVEKVSKQKSSKKSGKLNVKSGINFFQNRLKNLYDIIFQDISLWE, encoded by the exons ATGACTTTCACCCGCCTCAAGACTCTCTCGCTCCTCGTGTGTGCTCTGCTGGCCCTGAGTTTTCCCGGATATGTGAGTGGCGCAGGCAACAGCAAGAAGGGCTCGCAGCCAGTGGCGCCTCCGGAACCGGAGGCCGTCATCGAGGAGGTCAATGCcaagcagctggagaagctcCTGGCCGACAAGGATTACGTGGCCGTTTTTTGGT ATGCGCGAAGCTGCGTGACCTGTGATAAGGTTTTAGCGGAGCTCGAGAAAATCGACGATGACACCGACTCCTTCGGTGTGGACTTTGTAAAAATCAACGACAAACGACTAGCCAAACAGTATGGCATCAAGAACTTCCCCGCCCTCACCTACTTTAG GGAGAAGGAGCCCATCATATATGATGGCGATCTTATGGACGAGGAAGGAGTGCTCGATTTCCTCACCTCCTTGGAGGCCATGGACTTGCCCGATCGCATCGAGGAGGTCAATGCCAAGATATTGCAGAAGATTATCGAGGACACCGACTTTGTAGCCGTTCTATTCT GTCCAGATCATGAAACATGCCCGCCCAGGGTTATGG ACAAACAGCAATGCCGCAAGTGCGCCAAGGCCTTGCAGGAGCTGGAGAATATTGACGACGAAGCTGACCAGCTGGGCATCGGGTTTGTGAAGATACACGACGAGGCTTTGGCCGACGAATACAATCTAGGCAACCTGCCAGCCTTGGTCTATTACCGCCACCAAACTCCAATCATATACGAAG GTGAACTTCAGCGAGAGGAGGACGTCTTGGAATGGTTGGTGCAAAATAAGTCGACGGGCGATGAAGATGATGTGATTGAAGACGTCACTTCGAAGACTCTGTCTACGCTGATCAGCAATATCGACAACCTGGTCGTGCTATTTT ATGATCATGGAAACGACGATTCGATGACTGTGTTGGAGGAGTTAGAGCAAATCGACGACGACTGCGACAAGCATGGCATTCAGTTTGTAAAAATCGATGATACCAAGGCTGCAGCCGATTACGGAATCGATTCG ATTCCGGCCATTGTTTACTTTGAAAAAGAAATTCCGAATGTGTACGACGGCGATCTCATGGACGAGGAGCAGATTCTGAAATGGTTGCTGGGACAGTTGGAACGGGATGAGATCGAGGACGTCACCGACGAAATGCTCGATACAATGATCAAAGAAGGACGCGTCATTGCCGTGCTGTTCT ACGACAACAACGACAAGAAGTCCCAGAAAGTACTCGAGGAGCTGGAAAACATTGACGACGAGTGCGACGCATTGGGCATTACTTTCGTGAAGATCGACAATCCCGAGGAGGCCGTTGAATATGGCATCAATAAAGTTCCTAAACTGATATACTTTGAAAAAGGCATTCCAACTATTTACGAGGGCAATCTGGAGGACGAGGAGAAGCTTCTAAAATGGCTAACAGACCAAACGAGTTCCGATCAAATCGAGGACATCACCGACGAAATGTTGGATTTAATTATTGAGAAAATGCCCCATGTTGCTGTTCTTTTCT acGACAAAGACCAAAAAAAGTCACAGAAGATCCTCGCAGAACTGGAAAACATCGACGATGAGTGCGATCAGAACGATATCGCCTTTGTCAAGATAGATGATGACAAGGAGGCAAAAGAATGGGGTATCGATGAGATACCATCGATTGTACTCTTTGAACGTGGAATTCCACACATCTACGAGGGTGATCTGATGAAAGAAGACGAACTGCTTGGCTGGTTGGTGCACCAGAAGCGCTATTCCGAAATTCCCGAGGTCACCGATGAGATGAAGGACAAGTTGGTCGAGAACACCGAGCACTTAGCGGTTATATTCT ACGACAAGGACGATAAGCAGGATATGCGCATCCTAAACGAACTGGAGAACATTGATGATGAACTGGAGAAGGAGGGCATTGTCATCGTCCGCATTGATAACGCTGCTGAAGCCAAGGAATACGGTCTCGATCATTTGCCGGCCCTTATCTACTTCGAAAACAAGATCCCGGCTCTTTATGAAGGCGATCTGATGAACGAGGATGAGGTGCTCGAGTGGCTTCTTGTCCAGAAAAAGACAGCTACTATCGAGGAGGTTACCGACGAGATCCTAGTCAATCTGATCAACGAACACGAATATGTCGTCGTCTTCTTCACGGGTCCCTGCGAACCCGGAGAGACCTGTGAGCACACTCTGAACGCCCTGGAAAGCATCGACGATGAATTGGATGAAGCTGGCATCATTTTTGTTACCACTGAGGATACCGGAATAGCTAAGAAATACAATGTCAAGACCTATCCACGCCTGGTTTTCTTTAGAAACCGTGATCCACTCCATTTCACCGGAGATCtagacgacgaggacgaggtgTTGGCCTGGATAACTGACGACGAGACCCTGGAAATTCCCGGAAAAATTGAGGAGGTCAATGTGAAGATGCTGGATAAGATCTTGGCTGAAAACGATCACGTCGTCGTATTCTTCT ACGCTGAGGGCGATAAGAAAGCACAGAAGATCCTCAACGAACTGGAGAACATCGATGACGAATGCGAGGAAAAAGACATTGACTTTGTAAAGACATCCGACGATGATATTGATAAGGAGTACGACCTGCCCGGTCTGCCGGCACTTGCATTTTATAGACATAAGTTTAGAACAATTTACACCG GTGACCTGATGAAGGAAGAGGAAATTCTTGAGTGGGTTATTGATTTGCACGAGTCTACTGCTGATGTCATTGAATCTGTCGATCGTAAAACCTTGCAAGTGCTGATCAACGATGTTGAGCACCTGGCTGTGTTCTTCT ATGACGATGAATGCGAATCGTGTTCTGACATCTTGGAGGAGTTGGAAAACATCGACGATGACACCGACAAGCACGGAATACAATTTGTCAAATCCAATGATGTTAAGCTGGCTCATGAAAttggcatttttgcatttccagCTTTGGTCTACTACGAGACCGGCGTCCCGATTATGTATGATG GTAAtctcaaaaatgaaaatcgtgtGCTGCAGTGGTTAGTCAATCAAAAGA ATGACGAATGTTTCTATGTTGGATTGGGTCATGACGGCCATTCAGCTAAGCGCGGCAACAATTTCGTGCCCAACGATTATAAACCATTCCAATGCTGTCCAACCAAATTGGAGAAGTCAACGAAAGTTCCTAAAATGACGGCCCAGAGAATCGGGCATAGCGAAGGTGATCAGGGTAAGCGTCCAAGCGGTGGCAACTTCCAGTTCGCCGGCCAGGCGTCCAGCAAATCGGCAACAAAGCCGGCGGCCACCAAGAAGCAGGCCAAGCTCTCCAAGGACACCGATAACgacgatgaggacgacgaggacaaGCCTCTGGTCAAGGTTTCCTATGCCAATAAGCGCTCGGGAGGAAGCAACAAGCCGCAGGCTGGCAAGAAGCCGGTAGCCAAGAGCCAGGGCAACGACGACCAGTCTCAGGAGGTGGAGAAGGTATCCAAGCAGAAGTCGTCAAAGAAGTCCGGCAAGCTGAATGTCAAATCCG GcataaattttttccaaaatcGACTAAAAAATTTGTATGATATCATTTTTCAGGATATCTCTCTGTGGGAGTAA
- the LOC122626801 gene encoding uncharacterized protein LOC122626801 isoform X9, with amino-acid sequence MTFTRLKTLSLLVCALLALSFPGYVSGAGNSKKGSQPVAPPEPEAVIEEVNAKQLEKLLADKDYVAVFWYARSCVTCDKVLAELEKIDDDTDSFGVDFVKINDKRLAKQYGIKNFPALTYFREKEPIIYDGDLMDEEGVLDFLTSLEAMDLPDRIEEVNAKILQKIIEDTDFVAVLFCPDHETCPPRVMDKQQCRKCAKALQELENIDDEADQLGIGFVKIHDEALADEYNLGNLPALVYYRHQTPIIYEGELQREEDVLEWLVQNKSTGDEDDVIEDVTSKTLSTLISNIDNLVVLFYDHGNDDSMTVLEELEQIDDDCDKHGIQFVKIDDTKAAADYGIDSIPAIVYFEKEIPNVYDGDLMDEEQILKWLLGQLERDEIEDVTDEMLDTMIKEGRVIAVLFYDNNDKKSQKVLEELENIDDECDALGITFVKIDNPEEAVEYGINKVPKLIYFEKGIPTIYEGNLEDEEKLLKWLTDQTSSDQIEDITDEMLDLIIEKMPHVAVLFYDKDQKKSQKILAELENIDDECDQNDIAFVKIDDDKEAKEWGIDEIPSIVLFERGIPHIYEGDLMKEDELLGWLVHQKRYSEIPEVTDEMKDKLVENTEHLAVIFYDKDDKQDMRILNELENIDDELEKEGIVIVRIDNAAEAKEYGLDHLPALIYFENKIPALYEGDLMNEDEVLEWLLVQKKTATIEEVTDEILVNLINEHEYVVVFFTGPCEPGETCEHTLNALESIDDELDEAGIIFVTTEDTGIAKKYNVKTYPRLVFFRNRDPLHFTGDLDDEDEVLAWITDDETLEIPGKIEEVNVKMLDKILAENDHVVVFFYAEGDKKAQKILNELENIDDECEEKDIDFVKTSDDDIDKEYDLPGLPALAFYRHKFRTIYTGDLMKEEEILEWVIDLHESTADVIESVDRKTLQVLINDVEHLAVFFYDDECESCSDILEELENIDDDTDKHGIQFVKSNDVKLAHEIGIFAFPALVYYETGVPIMYDGNLKNENRVLQWLVNQKSNDDDDSNEKIVKLRYPKESDEDKRERLKRLQNSIRNERLHKKRPDTDDDENGDNEDETGEKGTERADEDEDDGDGKNGDDGDDEDNNNADEEDDEEDDDDEEDDDEDDNNDDENDEENIKKEEDEEEDNDGDEDDGEDDDGEEDDKDEDDAEDNNDDDKDKDYAEDNIDDDEADKEDNNDDNEDDEEDNNKDDDDDEEDNNKDDDDEEEDNNKDDDDDEDDNDEGDNNGDDEDDEENDEDENDKEEDEDDNDNEDNKGQNDEDEDDGDEDDDDDDKTDNEDEYDNGDDKNTDDADATGEDDNENDEEEKDIKSKPKYRHTAKGRTIHRLADLCSGRLIDEIDLGKRNSNKKAFNQGNHSTITRLFCLCCAHCFCAKATII; translated from the exons ATGACTTTCACCCGCCTCAAGACTCTCTCGCTCCTCGTGTGTGCTCTGCTGGCCCTGAGTTTTCCCGGATATGTGAGTGGCGCAGGCAACAGCAAGAAGGGCTCGCAGCCAGTGGCGCCTCCGGAACCGGAGGCCGTCATCGAGGAGGTCAATGCcaagcagctggagaagctcCTGGCCGACAAGGATTACGTGGCCGTTTTTTGGT ATGCGCGAAGCTGCGTGACCTGTGATAAGGTTTTAGCGGAGCTCGAGAAAATCGACGATGACACCGACTCCTTCGGTGTGGACTTTGTAAAAATCAACGACAAACGACTAGCCAAACAGTATGGCATCAAGAACTTCCCCGCCCTCACCTACTTTAG GGAGAAGGAGCCCATCATATATGATGGCGATCTTATGGACGAGGAAGGAGTGCTCGATTTCCTCACCTCCTTGGAGGCCATGGACTTGCCCGATCGCATCGAGGAGGTCAATGCCAAGATATTGCAGAAGATTATCGAGGACACCGACTTTGTAGCCGTTCTATTCT GTCCAGATCATGAAACATGCCCGCCCAGGGTTATGG ACAAACAGCAATGCCGCAAGTGCGCCAAGGCCTTGCAGGAGCTGGAGAATATTGACGACGAAGCTGACCAGCTGGGCATCGGGTTTGTGAAGATACACGACGAGGCTTTGGCCGACGAATACAATCTAGGCAACCTGCCAGCCTTGGTCTATTACCGCCACCAAACTCCAATCATATACGAAG GTGAACTTCAGCGAGAGGAGGACGTCTTGGAATGGTTGGTGCAAAATAAGTCGACGGGCGATGAAGATGATGTGATTGAAGACGTCACTTCGAAGACTCTGTCTACGCTGATCAGCAATATCGACAACCTGGTCGTGCTATTTT ATGATCATGGAAACGACGATTCGATGACTGTGTTGGAGGAGTTAGAGCAAATCGACGACGACTGCGACAAGCATGGCATTCAGTTTGTAAAAATCGATGATACCAAGGCTGCAGCCGATTACGGAATCGATTCG ATTCCGGCCATTGTTTACTTTGAAAAAGAAATTCCGAATGTGTACGACGGCGATCTCATGGACGAGGAGCAGATTCTGAAATGGTTGCTGGGACAGTTGGAACGGGATGAGATCGAGGACGTCACCGACGAAATGCTCGATACAATGATCAAAGAAGGACGCGTCATTGCCGTGCTGTTCT ACGACAACAACGACAAGAAGTCCCAGAAAGTACTCGAGGAGCTGGAAAACATTGACGACGAGTGCGACGCATTGGGCATTACTTTCGTGAAGATCGACAATCCCGAGGAGGCCGTTGAATATGGCATCAATAAAGTTCCTAAACTGATATACTTTGAAAAAGGCATTCCAACTATTTACGAGGGCAATCTGGAGGACGAGGAGAAGCTTCTAAAATGGCTAACAGACCAAACGAGTTCCGATCAAATCGAGGACATCACCGACGAAATGTTGGATTTAATTATTGAGAAAATGCCCCATGTTGCTGTTCTTTTCT acGACAAAGACCAAAAAAAGTCACAGAAGATCCTCGCAGAACTGGAAAACATCGACGATGAGTGCGATCAGAACGATATCGCCTTTGTCAAGATAGATGATGACAAGGAGGCAAAAGAATGGGGTATCGATGAGATACCATCGATTGTACTCTTTGAACGTGGAATTCCACACATCTACGAGGGTGATCTGATGAAAGAAGACGAACTGCTTGGCTGGTTGGTGCACCAGAAGCGCTATTCCGAAATTCCCGAGGTCACCGATGAGATGAAGGACAAGTTGGTCGAGAACACCGAGCACTTAGCGGTTATATTCT ACGACAAGGACGATAAGCAGGATATGCGCATCCTAAACGAACTGGAGAACATTGATGATGAACTGGAGAAGGAGGGCATTGTCATCGTCCGCATTGATAACGCTGCTGAAGCCAAGGAATACGGTCTCGATCATTTGCCGGCCCTTATCTACTTCGAAAACAAGATCCCGGCTCTTTATGAAGGCGATCTGATGAACGAGGATGAGGTGCTCGAGTGGCTTCTTGTCCAGAAAAAGACAGCTACTATCGAGGAGGTTACCGACGAGATCCTAGTCAATCTGATCAACGAACACGAATATGTCGTCGTCTTCTTCACGGGTCCCTGCGAACCCGGAGAGACCTGTGAGCACACTCTGAACGCCCTGGAAAGCATCGACGATGAATTGGATGAAGCTGGCATCATTTTTGTTACCACTGAGGATACCGGAATAGCTAAGAAATACAATGTCAAGACCTATCCACGCCTGGTTTTCTTTAGAAACCGTGATCCACTCCATTTCACCGGAGATCtagacgacgaggacgaggtgTTGGCCTGGATAACTGACGACGAGACCCTGGAAATTCCCGGAAAAATTGAGGAGGTCAATGTGAAGATGCTGGATAAGATCTTGGCTGAAAACGATCACGTCGTCGTATTCTTCT ACGCTGAGGGCGATAAGAAAGCACAGAAGATCCTCAACGAACTGGAGAACATCGATGACGAATGCGAGGAAAAAGACATTGACTTTGTAAAGACATCCGACGATGATATTGATAAGGAGTACGACCTGCCCGGTCTGCCGGCACTTGCATTTTATAGACATAAGTTTAGAACAATTTACACCG GTGACCTGATGAAGGAAGAGGAAATTCTTGAGTGGGTTATTGATTTGCACGAGTCTACTGCTGATGTCATTGAATCTGTCGATCGTAAAACCTTGCAAGTGCTGATCAACGATGTTGAGCACCTGGCTGTGTTCTTCT ATGACGATGAATGCGAATCGTGTTCTGACATCTTGGAGGAGTTGGAAAACATCGACGATGACACCGACAAGCACGGAATACAATTTGTCAAATCCAATGATGTTAAGCTGGCTCATGAAAttggcatttttgcatttccagCTTTGGTCTACTACGAGACCGGCGTCCCGATTATGTATGATG GTAAtctcaaaaatgaaaatcgtgtGCTGCAGTGGTTAGTCAATCAAAAGA GCAATGATGACGACGACAGTAAtgaaaaaattgtaaaattgcgCTATCCCAAAGAAAGCGATGAGGATAAACGAGAAAGATTAAAGCGTCTGCAGAATTCGATTCGCAATGAAAGATTACATAAGAAAAGACCGGACACTGATGATGACGAAAATGGGGATAACGAAGATGAAACAGGGGAGAAAGGTACTGAAAGGGCTGACGAAGACGAGGATGATGGAGATGGTAAAAATGGGGACGACGGGGATGACgaagataataataatgcgGACGAAGAGGATGACgaagaagatgatgatgacgaagAAGACGATGATGAAGATGACAATAACGACGACGAGAATGACGAAGAGAACATTAAAAAAGAGgaagatgaagaagaagataATGATGGCGACGAGGATGACGGGGAAGATGATGACGGGGAAGAGGACGACAAGGACGAGGATGACGCAGAAGATAATAACGATGACGACAAGGACAAGGATTACGCAGAAGATAATATTGATGATGACGAGGCTGACAAAGAAGATAATAATGATGACAACGAGGATGACGAAGAAGATAATAATaaggacgacgacgatgacgaagAAGATAATAATaaggacgacgacgatgaaGAAGAAGATAATAATaaggacgacgacgatgacgaagATGACAATGACGAAGGGGATAATAATGGAgatgacgaggacgacgaagaGAACGATGAAGATGAGAATGACAAGGAAGAAGATGAGGACGACAATGACAACGAAGATAATAAGGGACAGAatgatgaggacgaggatgacgGGGACGaagacgacgatgacgatgacaaAACAGACAATGAGGACGAGTATGATAACGGGGACGACAAGAATACAGATGACGCGGACGCAACAGGGGAGGACGACAATGAGAACGACGAAGAAGAAAAGGATATTAAGAGCAAACCAAAATATAGGCATACGGCCAAAGGTAGAACGATACACCGCCTTGCTGACCTTTGCTCAGGTCGGCTTATAGATGAAATAG ACTTGGGGAAAaggaattcaaataaaaaagcatTTAACCAAGGTAACCACTCTACAATCACGAGACTTTTTTGTCTATGCTGTGCGCATTGCTTTTGTGCTAAAGCAACTATCAT ATGA